A stretch of the Porifericola rhodea genome encodes the following:
- a CDS encoding response regulator, translating into MANTKNVLVAEDSSVIQNLTKKVLQFQNYEIDSVKNGEEVLKAIEAKHYDIILMDIGMPKMDGMECSRQVRALDNKEKAGVPIVAITGNAKNYTDEDFSNAGINEYIQKPIDFDHLVDVVKKYTS; encoded by the coding sequence ATGGCTAATACGAAAAATGTACTAGTAGCTGAAGACAGTTCAGTGATCCAAAACCTGACTAAAAAAGTCCTCCAATTTCAAAACTACGAGATTGATTCTGTCAAAAACGGTGAAGAAGTATTAAAGGCTATTGAGGCAAAGCATTATGACATTATTTTGATGGACATAGGCATGCCCAAAATGGATGGTATGGAATGTAGCAGGCAGGTAAGAGCTCTAGATAATAAAGAGAAGGCTGGTGTGCCCATCGTGGCAATTACCGGTAATGCCAAAAACTATACAGATGAGGATTTTAGCAATGCGGGTATCAACGAATATATTCAGAAACCTATAGATTTTGATCATCTGGTAGATGTAGTAAAAAAATATACGAGTTAA
- a CDS encoding DNA topoisomerase IV subunit B — protein sequence MASNNHSNYNEDSIRSLDWREHIRLRPGMYIGKLGDGSSFDDGIYVLVKEVIDNSIDEHVMGFGKTIEVKVSEKRVEIRDYGRGIPLGKVIDCVSKINTGGKYDSKAFQKSVGLNGVGTKAVNALSTYFKVQSFRDGKTKLAEFERGVITNDPKVSNTNEKNGTLITFEPDDDIFKHYHFRPQFLENQIWNYVYLNSGLTINFNGEKYHSENGLLDLLSNKTPEDNLRYPIIHLKGEDIELAMSHTNQYGEEYYSFVNGQYTTQGGTHLAAFREAVVKTVREFFGKNYDAADIRASIVAAISVRVQEPVFESQTKTKLGSQNVGPEGPTMRTFINDFVKNQLDNFLHRHQDTATALLKRIQQSERERKEIAGIKKLANERAKKANLHNKKLRDCRIHFDDKKKDRVDDTMIFITEGDSASGSITKSRDVQTQAVFSLRGKPLNCFSLTKKVVYENEEFNLLQHALNIEDGLDGLRYRKIIIATDADVDGMHIRLLMLTFFLQFFPDLVRNGHVFILDTPLFRVRNKKETIYCYSEEEKRQAVQKLGSKPEITRFKGLGEISPDEFGAFIGEDIRLQPIIIDDKVSLKKMLTFYMGKNTPDRQSFIIDRLKVEKDLVQEAV from the coding sequence ATGGCTAGTAATAATCATAGCAATTATAATGAAGATAGCATACGGTCACTAGACTGGCGAGAGCACATTCGCCTGCGACCAGGTATGTACATAGGTAAGCTGGGAGATGGTTCTTCTTTTGACGATGGTATCTATGTACTGGTGAAGGAGGTGATTGACAATAGTATTGATGAGCACGTAATGGGCTTCGGTAAAACCATAGAAGTGAAAGTGAGTGAAAAGCGTGTGGAGATCAGAGATTATGGTAGAGGTATCCCTCTGGGAAAAGTAATTGACTGTGTGTCTAAGATTAATACCGGCGGTAAATACGACTCTAAGGCTTTTCAAAAGTCGGTTGGTCTAAACGGGGTTGGTACCAAGGCGGTAAATGCGCTCTCTACTTATTTCAAGGTGCAGTCTTTTCGTGATGGTAAGACCAAGCTTGCCGAGTTTGAGAGAGGTGTCATTACTAACGACCCCAAGGTGAGCAATACCAATGAGAAGAACGGTACGCTCATCACTTTTGAACCAGATGATGATATATTTAAGCATTATCATTTTCGTCCGCAGTTTCTGGAAAACCAGATATGGAATTATGTTTATCTGAACTCAGGGCTAACCATTAACTTTAATGGAGAAAAGTACCATTCAGAAAATGGTTTGCTGGACCTTCTTTCAAATAAAACGCCTGAGGATAATCTTCGCTATCCTATCATTCACCTTAAAGGTGAAGATATAGAATTGGCTATGTCCCATACCAATCAGTATGGCGAGGAGTATTATTCTTTTGTGAATGGGCAGTACACAACTCAGGGAGGTACGCACCTGGCTGCTTTTCGTGAGGCTGTAGTAAAAACTGTAAGAGAGTTTTTTGGCAAAAACTATGATGCCGCTGATATACGTGCTTCCATAGTAGCTGCTATTTCAGTACGGGTGCAGGAGCCGGTTTTTGAGTCACAGACCAAGACCAAACTGGGGTCACAGAATGTAGGGCCGGAAGGACCTACCATGCGTACCTTTATCAACGATTTTGTTAAAAACCAGCTGGACAACTTTCTCCATAGACACCAGGATACTGCAACAGCACTCTTAAAGCGTATACAGCAGTCTGAGCGTGAGCGTAAAGAGATCGCCGGAATAAAAAAACTGGCGAATGAAAGAGCTAAAAAAGCCAATCTGCATAATAAGAAGCTACGCGATTGCCGTATCCACTTTGACGATAAAAAGAAAGATAGGGTAGATGATACGATGATTTTCATCACTGAGGGTGACTCGGCCAGCGGATCTATCACTAAATCTCGTGATGTACAAACCCAGGCGGTGTTTAGTTTGCGTGGTAAGCCCCTCAACTGCTTCTCACTCACTAAAAAAGTAGTGTATGAGAACGAAGAGTTTAACCTGCTACAGCATGCGCTAAATATAGAAGATGGGCTGGACGGACTACGTTATCGCAAAATTATTATCGCTACTGATGCAGATGTTGATGGTATGCACATTCGTTTGCTTATGCTTACCTTCTTTTTGCAATTCTTTCCCGACTTGGTAAGAAATGGGCATGTGTTTATACTGGATACTCCATTGTTTAGGGTAAGAAACAAGAAAGAAACCATCTACTGCTACTCAGAAGAAGAAAAAAGACAGGCAGTACAAAAGCTGGGTAGTAAGCCGGAGATCACCCGATTCAAAGGATTGGGAGAAATTTCTCCTGACGAATTTGGTGCTTTTATCGGTGAGGATATTCGTTTGCAGCCTATTATTATTGATGATAAGGTGAGTTTGAAAAAAATGCTGACGTTCTACATGGGCAAAAACACACCAGACCGTCAAAGCTTTATTATTGACCGACTAAAAGTGGAGAAAGACTTGGTGCAGGAGGCTGTATAA
- a CDS encoding MBL fold metallo-hydrolase: MRVTFLGTGTSQGVPVINCNCSVCNSLDYRDKRLRSSIHIEAEGKSFIIDSGPDFRQQVLANQITTLDALIFTHQHKDHIAGMDDVRGFNFSQQKDMPVFASAQVIAQLKQEFAYVFAADKYPGVPRVVVHEIDNHAFKAEGVEFTPIEVMHYKLPVFGYRVGSFTYITDAKTIAEEEKDKIRGSEVLVLNALQHKQHISHLNLKESLQLIEELQPRQAFLTHISHNLGAYQDVSKLLPSHVSLAYDGLSIEI, from the coding sequence TTGAGAGTAACTTTTTTGGGCACTGGTACATCGCAGGGTGTGCCAGTTATCAATTGTAATTGTAGCGTTTGTAATTCACTGGATTATCGAGATAAGCGACTCAGGTCATCTATACATATAGAGGCAGAGGGTAAAAGTTTTATCATAGATTCTGGTCCCGACTTCCGACAGCAGGTGCTCGCCAACCAGATTACTACACTGGATGCACTCATCTTTACCCATCAGCACAAAGACCATATAGCTGGTATGGATGATGTGAGGGGATTTAACTTCTCTCAGCAGAAAGATATGCCGGTTTTTGCCTCAGCACAGGTAATTGCCCAGCTAAAGCAGGAGTTTGCCTATGTATTTGCAGCAGACAAGTATCCGGGAGTACCCCGAGTAGTGGTCCATGAAATTGATAATCATGCATTTAAAGCAGAAGGGGTAGAGTTTACTCCTATAGAAGTGATGCATTATAAGTTGCCGGTTTTTGGCTACAGGGTAGGCAGCTTTACCTACATTACCGATGCTAAAACTATAGCCGAAGAAGAAAAAGATAAAATCAGAGGTAGCGAAGTGCTAGTCTTGAATGCCTTACAGCATAAACAGCACATATCGCATCTTAACCTGAAGGAATCTCTGCAACTTATTGAAGAGCTTCAGCCTCGTCAGGCTTTCCTTACGCACATAAGCCATAACCTTGGCGCTTATCAGGACGTAAGTAAGCTGCTTCCATCCCATGTGAGTCTGGCCTATGATGGGTTAAGTATTGAAATTTAA